From a region of the Campylobacteraceae bacterium genome:
- the aspS gene encoding aspartate--tRNA ligase, with the protein MRTHYCTEVSEKNIGETVTVAGWVNSRRDHGGIIFIDLRDKGGLVQLVADPSLLSDAETVRDEYVLICTGLVRARGEGLENPNLKTGKIEIVLEKLVIENKSKPMPFDINDDKVNDEIKLRNRFLELRSTKSYNIFKLRSTAAMQARNTLDELGFLDVETPILTKSTPEGARDYLVPSRVHPGEFYALPQSPQLFKQLLMVSGFDKYFQIAKCFRDEDLRADRQPEFTQIDVEMSFCTQEDVIEVAEKLIYDVFTKCGKNVPSTFKRMTYNDAMENYGSDKPDMRFDLSMVDVIDIFANSTNEIFAGIAKDSKNNRIKALRVPKGDTLFSKRQMKGFEEYVRKFGAKGLGYFQMKEDGLKGPLTKFFSEADLEAIISTTKLEVGDVVFFGAGDKKTVWDYMGRFRLYLASMIDGMIDKDAFEFLWVVDFPMFETIDGRTKALHHPFTMPKNPSDLDNDDLESVESIAYDIVLNGTELGGGSIRIHKEDIQAKVFKVMGISDEEANEKFGFLLDALKYGAPSHGGFALGLDRLIMLLAGTDSIRDVIAFPKTQKAQCLLTQAPSPVDNEQLKELSLRIKKEDKSI; encoded by the coding sequence TTGAGAACACATTATTGTACAGAAGTTAGTGAAAAAAACATTGGTGAAACTGTTACTGTTGCAGGTTGGGTAAACAGTAGACGTGATCACGGTGGTATTATATTTATAGATTTAAGAGATAAGGGCGGTTTGGTTCAATTGGTTGCAGATCCTTCTTTATTAAGTGATGCTGAAACAGTTAGAGATGAATATGTATTAATTTGTACTGGTCTTGTTAGAGCACGTGGAGAAGGACTTGAAAATCCTAATTTAAAAACAGGTAAGATTGAAATTGTTTTAGAAAAACTTGTTATCGAAAATAAATCTAAACCTATGCCTTTTGATATTAATGACGATAAAGTAAATGATGAAATCAAACTAAGAAACAGATTCTTAGAACTGCGATCAACTAAATCATACAATATCTTTAAACTTCGTTCAACTGCTGCAATGCAAGCTCGAAATACGCTTGATGAATTGGGATTCTTAGATGTTGAAACACCTATTTTAACCAAATCAACTCCTGAAGGAGCTAGAGATTATTTAGTGCCTTCTCGTGTTCATCCAGGTGAATTTTACGCCCTTCCACAAAGTCCTCAATTATTCAAACAATTATTAATGGTATCTGGTTTTGATAAATATTTCCAAATTGCTAAATGTTTTAGAGATGAAGATTTAAGAGCAGACAGACAACCTGAATTTACTCAAATAGATGTTGAAATGAGTTTTTGTACTCAAGAAGATGTAATAGAAGTAGCTGAAAAATTAATTTATGATGTATTTACAAAATGTGGGAAAAATGTACCTTCTACATTTAAAAGAATGACATATAACGATGCTATGGAAAACTATGGTTCTGATAAACCAGATATGAGATTTGACTTATCTATGGTTGATGTGATTGATATTTTTGCAAACTCAACAAATGAAATCTTTGCAGGAATTGCAAAAGATTCTAAAAATAACAGAATCAAAGCTTTACGCGTTCCAAAGGGAGATACTTTATTTTCTAAGAGACAAATGAAAGGTTTTGAAGAATATGTTAGAAAATTTGGAGCTAAGGGTTTAGGTTATTTTCAAATGAAAGAAGATGGTCTTAAAGGTCCTTTAACTAAATTCTTTTCTGAAGCTGATTTAGAAGCTATTATAAGTACAACTAAACTTGAAGTGGGAGATGTTGTATTCTTTGGAGCAGGGGATAAAAAAACGGTATGGGATTATATGGGTCGATTTAGATTGTATTTAGCGTCTATGATTGATGGTATGATTGATAAAGATGCTTTTGAATTTTTATGGGTAGTTGATTTTCCTATGTTTGAAACAATTGATGGAAGAACAAAAGCCTTACACCATCCTTTTACTATGCCTAAGAACCCAAGTGATCTGGATAATGATGATTTAGAATCTGTTGAATCTATTGCTTATGATATTGTGCTTAATGGTACAGAATTAGGTGGAGGTTCTATTAGAATTCATAAAGAAGATATTCAAGCTAAAGTATTTAAAGTAATGGGAATTTCTGATGAAGAAGCAAATGAAAAATTTGGTTTCTTGTTAGATGCTCTTAAATATGGAGCACCATCACATGGTGGATTTGCTTTAGGACTTGATAGGTTAATCATGCTTTTAGCAGGTACTGATTCTATAAGAGATGTTATTGCTTTTCCTAAAACACAAAAAGCGCAATGTTTATTAACACAAGCTCCAAGTCCTGTTGACAATGAGCAGTTAAAAGAACTTTCATTAAGAATTAAAAAAGAAGATAAATCTATTTAA
- the secY gene encoding preprotein translocase subunit SecY: MNKDLINKILITLGFILLYRLLAYVPVPGVNIDVVKEFFDANSNNALGLVNMFSGNAVERLSIISLGIMPYITASIIMELLSATFPALGKMKKERDGMQKYMQIIRYTTIVITLIQSIGVSMGLNSLTGSAGQSAISIDMDTFIAVSAISMLTGTMLLMWIGEQITQKGIGNGISLIIFAGIVSAIPSAIGGTIDLVNNGQMNFLTVLAIVVIILATVGVIIYVELGERRVPVSYSRKVMMASQNKRIMNYIPIKVNLAGVIPAIFASAILMFPATILQGSQNETLLIIADYLSPASYTFNLFMFLFVVFFAFFYASITFNAKDIADNLKKQGGFIPGVRPGTSTAEFLNDVAGRLTVWGAVYLGLISTLPWLIVKAMGVPFYFGGVAVLIVVQVAIDTMRKIEAQQYSNKYETLSAVGL, encoded by the coding sequence ATGAATAAAGATCTAATAAATAAGATTCTTATTACATTAGGTTTCATTCTTCTCTACAGGTTACTGGCATATGTGCCAGTTCCTGGAGTTAATATTGACGTAGTAAAAGAGTTTTTTGATGCAAATTCAAACAACGCTTTAGGATTAGTTAATATGTTCAGTGGTAATGCAGTAGAGAGATTAAGTATTATTTCACTTGGTATTATGCCTTATATTACAGCCTCAATTATTATGGAACTTTTAAGTGCTACCTTTCCTGCTTTAGGAAAAATGAAAAAAGAACGTGATGGTATGCAAAAATATATGCAAATCATTCGATATACAACTATTGTAATTACGTTAATTCAATCTATTGGTGTATCAATGGGTTTAAATTCATTAACAGGTTCAGCAGGTCAAAGTGCAATCTCAATTGATATGGATACTTTTATTGCAGTTTCTGCAATTTCAATGTTAACTGGAACTATGCTTCTTATGTGGATTGGTGAACAAATCACACAAAAAGGTATTGGTAATGGTATTTCATTAATCATCTTCGCAGGTATTGTTTCTGCAATTCCTTCTGCTATTGGTGGTACAATTGATTTAGTAAATAATGGTCAAATGAACTTTTTAACAGTTCTTGCAATTGTTGTTATAATTTTAGCTACTGTTGGAGTTATTATTTATGTTGAACTAGGTGAAAGAAGAGTACCTGTTTCTTATTCTAGAAAAGTTATGATGGCAAGTCAAAACAAGCGAATAATGAACTATATTCCAATTAAAGTAAACTTAGCAGGTGTTATTCCCGCAATTTTTGCTTCAGCTATTTTAATGTTCCCTGCAACTATTTTGCAAGGAAGCCAAAATGAAACATTACTGATAATCGCTGATTATTTAAGTCCTGCTTCATATACTTTTAATTTATTTATGTTTTTGTTTGTTGTATTTTTTGCATTCTTTTATGCATCAATTACTTTCAATGCAAAAGATATTGCTGACAATTTAAAAAAACAAGGTGGGTTTATCCCAGGCGTTCGTCCTGGAACATCAACTGCAGAATTTTTAAATGATGTAGCTGGAAGATTAACTGTTTGGGGAGCTGTGTATTTAGGATTAATTTCTACACTTCCTTGGTTGATTGTTAAAGCTATGGGAGTACCATTCTATTTTGGTGGTGTTGCCGTTCTTATTGTTGTACAAGTTGCAATTGATACAATGAGAAAAATCGAAGCTCAACAGTATTCAAATAAATATGAAACACTAAGTGCGGTTGGACTATAA
- a CDS encoding diguanylate cyclase gives MNDIVPIIKNTLEVLKSNKTPVTPKAYEKEFFAQAHINGGADELTTINTILTSLSADEKNIVRKEKITTYYELVELLLKRISSNDISRFLKHLKLIMSPSLDNSLLDEIESIVNKISKNPKKLTQNASINELNILSKKRIRLDKNILSTKTQDIKKILALIGVYLNKSLIQSRDTNEEIYRIKNELVSLDLSFESSRELVSIHSKLVQTVSNLENSLAKNQIDLIKGQENHSVLEEKIKKLEDDLSTLNKERFTDFLTGVLNRRAFENEIIKIENEYNIFDSQYAIVFYDLDHFKSINDKYGHDCGDTILKNFASLLNKLTRVDDVVTRYGGEEFVVLVHYKKEEEIIKYVKRVKNIISNNSFVYKDDLIKVKFSAGVTFRKDYESSEETIMAADKFLYKAKESGRDKIVMSSGTID, from the coding sequence ATGAATGATATTGTACCTATTATCAAAAATACCCTAGAAGTACTAAAAAGCAATAAAACACCAGTAACTCCAAAAGCTTATGAAAAAGAATTTTTTGCACAAGCACATATTAATGGTGGAGCAGATGAGCTTACAACAATAAATACAATTTTAACATCTCTAAGTGCTGATGAAAAAAATATTGTACGAAAAGAAAAAATCACTACTTATTATGAATTAGTCGAATTATTATTAAAAAGGATATCTTCAAATGATATCTCAAGATTTTTAAAACATCTTAAACTTATTATGAGTCCTTCTTTAGACAATTCTCTTCTTGATGAAATAGAAAGTATTGTAAATAAAATATCAAAAAACCCTAAAAAATTAACACAAAACGCTTCCATTAATGAATTAAACATTTTAAGTAAAAAAAGAATTCGTTTGGATAAAAATATTTTAAGCACTAAAACACAAGATATTAAAAAGATATTGGCTTTAATTGGAGTATATTTAAACAAATCATTAATTCAAAGTCGTGATACAAATGAAGAAATTTACCGTATTAAGAACGAATTAGTGAGTTTAGACTTGTCCTTCGAATCAAGTAGAGAATTGGTTTCAATTCATTCTAAGTTGGTTCAAACGGTTAGTAATTTAGAAAATTCACTTGCTAAAAATCAAATTGATTTAATTAAGGGTCAGGAAAATCACAGTGTTTTAGAAGAAAAGATTAAAAAACTAGAAGATGATTTATCTACTTTAAACAAAGAAAGATTTACGGATTTTTTAACTGGCGTTTTAAACAGACGTGCTTTTGAAAATGAAATTATAAAGATTGAAAATGAATACAATATTTTTGATTCTCAATATGCTATTGTATTCTATGATTTAGATCATTTTAAGAGTATCAATGACAAATATGGACATGACTGTGGGGATACCATCTTAAAGAATTTTGCTTCTTTATTGAATAAACTTACACGGGTTGATGATGTTGTAACACGTTATGGGGGAGAAGAATTTGTCGTTTTGGTGCATTATAAAAAAGAAGAAGAAATTATCAAGTATGTCAAAAGAGTTAAAAATATTATTTCTAATAATTCTTTTGTATATAAAGATGATTTGATTAAAGTAAAATTTTCAGCCGGAGTTACTTTTAGAAAAGACTATGAATCCTCAGAAGAAACTATAATGGCTGCGGATAAATTTTTATACAAAGCAAAAGAATCAGGACGTGATAAAATCGTTATGTCTAGTGGAACTATTGACTAA
- a CDS encoding zinc ABC transporter substrate-binding protein, producing MLIKIFICFFLLVNTLYSYQKTTVVVTLEPYKYLVEKIGKGKVRVKSLYKNSKIINNHSQFELRKLSKSTVYMTSQLNNENNFIDIFKKYNKNIRIVDISLNIKRLPLTSKKNNPYIWLDPLNLISISHNILKELIRIDKRNEKYYVNNYISLIEEIDSLFIRIRKLYDASEKDNAYVFEPKWDYFARRYNFSVFLIKEEIIKAHELSKFSAFTKENYIAKTLTAPNIDYDVLRSVANTSDTTIIEHDIYKYGVLANIYNLGFILFTKNKIK from the coding sequence ATGTTAATTAAAATATTTATTTGTTTTTTTTTACTTGTTAATACTCTTTATTCTTACCAAAAAACAACGGTAGTTGTTACTCTTGAACCGTATAAATATTTGGTTGAAAAAATTGGTAAAGGAAAAGTAAGAGTAAAATCTTTATATAAAAACTCAAAAATAATCAATAATCACTCCCAATTTGAATTAAGAAAACTCTCTAAAAGTACTGTGTATATGACCTCTCAATTAAATAATGAAAACAACTTTATTGATATATTTAAGAAGTATAATAAAAATATTAGAATAGTCGATATTTCTTTAAATATAAAAAGGTTGCCCTTAACTTCTAAGAAGAATAATCCCTATATTTGGCTGGACCCATTAAATTTAATAAGTATTTCGCATAATATTTTAAAAGAATTAATAAGAATTGATAAAAGAAATGAAAAATATTATGTAAATAACTACATTTCATTAATTGAAGAAATTGATTCTTTATTTATTCGCATTAGAAAACTCTACGATGCAAGTGAAAAAGACAATGCTTATGTTTTTGAACCTAAATGGGATTATTTTGCAAGAAGATATAATTTTTCTGTTTTTCTTATCAAAGAAGAAATTATAAAAGCGCATGAGCTTTCTAAATTTTCTGCTTTTACTAAAGAAAACTATATTGCAAAAACACTTACTGCTCCCAATATTGACTATGATGTGCTTCGTTCTGTCGCAAATACCAGTGATACTACAATAATAGAACATGACATTTATAAATACGGGGTACTTGCTAATATTTATAACTTAGGTTTTATTCTTTTTACAAAAAATAAAATAAAATAA
- the map gene encoding type I methionyl aminopeptidase: MSIILRKPHEIEKLRTASRAVAQTLEYLSSNVKAGMTLKEIDAMGDKFLADRGIRPSFKGLYGFPAAVCTSLNEVIIHGIPSDTVVKEGDILGLDIGTEIDGWYGDAAITMPIGKISKEDEALIACSKDALYHAIDIIRDGMRFKELSKAIEDFIVGRGYIPLVRFCGHGIGKQPHTDPEIPNYLESGSAKSGPKIKNGMVFCLEPMICQKENEPVILDNDWDVVSSDGLRGSHYEHTVAVINGRAEILSKV, translated from the coding sequence ATGTCAATAATTTTAAGAAAACCACATGAAATTGAAAAACTACGCACAGCCTCTCGGGCTGTTGCGCAGACTCTAGAATATCTATCTTCAAATGTAAAAGCTGGTATGACCTTAAAAGAAATTGATGCTATGGGTGATAAATTCTTAGCTGATCGTGGGATTCGTCCTTCTTTTAAAGGTTTATACGGTTTTCCTGCTGCTGTTTGTACCTCACTTAATGAAGTTATAATACACGGTATTCCTAGTGATACTGTTGTTAAAGAAGGGGATATCCTTGGACTTGACATTGGAACTGAAATTGATGGATGGTATGGAGATGCAGCTATTACTATGCCTATTGGAAAAATATCAAAAGAAGATGAAGCCTTGATTGCTTGTTCAAAAGATGCTTTGTATCACGCTATTGATATTATTCGAGATGGAATGAGATTTAAAGAGTTATCTAAAGCAATAGAAGATTTTATTGTAGGTAGAGGTTATATTCCTTTAGTGCGTTTTTGCGGACATGGTATTGGAAAACAACCTCATACTGATCCAGAGATTCCTAATTATTTAGAATCAGGATCTGCAAAATCAGGACCTAAAATAAAAAATGGTATGGTTTTTTGTTTAGAACCAATGATCTGTCAAAAAGAAAATGAACCTGTTATTTTAGATAATGACTGGGATGTTGTCTCAAGCGATGGTCTTAGAGGTTCACATTATGAACATACAGTTGCTGTTATTAACGGTAGAGCTGAAATCTTAAGTAAAGTCTAA
- a CDS encoding uracil-DNA glycosylase, whose amino-acid sequence MTKRNKNNILYKLNFLKSLGFEYCENINLSINLENTQKLPNNLNELKNIVDNCHLCSLSKSRKNVLFGIGNINSDVVFLYDEPNSFEDSHGEYYWGKNSELLAKMIESVLEVKKEEVYLSAIVKCKSSKGNITCDDVSSCSSYLHKQLSILKPKILVLLGENAHKHLFNDNENFDEIRGVFLKYNGIDTMCTYHPSYLLRNPSLKKEAYHDMLKIKKLMEKF is encoded by the coding sequence ATGACAAAAAGAAATAAGAATAATATTTTATATAAGCTAAATTTTTTAAAATCACTTGGTTTTGAATATTGTGAAAATATTAACTTATCCATAAATTTAGAAAATACACAAAAACTTCCAAATAATTTAAATGAATTGAAAAATATTGTTGATAACTGCCATTTATGTTCCCTTTCTAAGAGCAGAAAAAATGTTTTATTTGGTATTGGTAATATTAACAGTGATGTTGTTTTTTTATACGATGAACCCAATTCTTTTGAAGATTCACATGGAGAATATTATTGGGGCAAAAACTCTGAACTTTTAGCTAAAATGATAGAAAGTGTTTTAGAAGTTAAAAAAGAAGAGGTATATTTAAGTGCAATTGTTAAATGTAAATCATCTAAAGGAAATATTACCTGTGATGATGTTTCTTCATGTAGCTCTTATTTACATAAACAATTGAGTATATTAAAACCTAAAATATTAGTTCTTTTGGGAGAAAATGCCCACAAACATTTATTTAATGATAATGAGAATTTTGATGAAATACGAGGAGTTTTTTTAAAATACAATGGAATTGATACTATGTGTACCTATCATCCAAGTTATTTATTACGAAATCCATCTTTAAAAAAAGAAGCATACCATGATATGTTAAAAATTAAAAAACTAATGGAGAAATTTTGA
- the infA gene encoding translation initiation factor IF-1: MSKDDVIVIDGKVIEALPNAMFKVELDNSHVVLCHISGKMRMHYIKILPADKVKVEITPYSLDKGRITHRYK, translated from the coding sequence GTGTCAAAAGATGATGTTATAGTAATAGATGGTAAAGTAATTGAGGCCTTACCTAATGCAATGTTTAAAGTTGAATTAGATAATTCTCACGTAGTATTATGTCATATCTCAGGAAAAATGAGAATGCATTATATTAAAATTTTGCCAGCTGATAAAGTTAAAGTAGAAATTACACCTTATTCATTGGATAAGGGTAGAATTACTCACAGATATAAATAA